One stretch of Candidatus Epulonipiscium sp. DNA includes these proteins:
- the ilvE gene encoding branched-chain-amino-acid transaminase produces MSDELIIYLDGEYVKKSEAKVSVFDHGLLYGDGVFEGIRAYNGCIFKCKEHIDRIYAAAKAIMLEIPMTKEEMKEILLETCRKNNIKDGYIRLVVTRGAGDLGLSPTKCPKPTVFCISSTITLYPPEMYEKGMPIITAAQRRNKATIVDPQIKSLNYLNNILAKIEANRAGVPEALMLNHDGIVAECTGDNIFIVKDNVVYTPPIHIGILDGITRRTVMDLAKDMGMEVVEKEFTLFNVYNADECFLTGTAAEAIAVTEVDGRVIGNGVAGPITKKLLEAFQSYANSNGEAIYK; encoded by the coding sequence ATGTCCGATGAATTAATCATTTATTTAGACGGAGAATATGTAAAAAAGTCAGAGGCAAAGGTATCTGTATTTGATCATGGTTTACTATATGGGGACGGTGTATTTGAAGGTATTCGCGCTTATAATGGGTGTATATTCAAATGCAAAGAGCATATTGATAGGATTTATGCAGCAGCCAAGGCTATTATGCTAGAAATCCCTATGACCAAGGAAGAAATGAAGGAAATTTTACTTGAAACTTGTAGAAAAAACAATATAAAAGATGGATATATTCGTTTGGTTGTAACAAGAGGAGCGGGAGATCTAGGACTTAGTCCCACTAAATGTCCTAAACCTACAGTATTTTGTATCTCCTCAACGATTACACTTTACCCACCGGAAATGTATGAAAAGGGAATGCCAATCATCACAGCAGCTCAAAGAAGAAACAAGGCAACCATTGTTGACCCTCAAATTAAGTCGTTAAATTATCTTAACAATATTCTTGCAAAAATAGAAGCAAACCGTGCAGGGGTTCCGGAAGCATTGATGCTCAACCATGATGGGATTGTAGCAGAATGCACAGGGGATAATATTTTTATCGTAAAGGATAATGTAGTCTATACCCCACCAATCCATATAGGAATTCTCGATGGGATTACAAGAAGAACCGTAATGGATTTAGCAAAAGATATGGGCATGGAAGTAGTAGAAAAAGAATTTACTTTATTTAACGTATATAATGCTGATGAATGTTTCCTAACAGGGACAGCGGCAGAGGCCATTGCTGTTACCGAAGTTGATGGAAGAGTTATCGGAAATGGTGTCGCAGGTCCGATAACAAAAAAACTTCTTGAAGCATTTCAATCATATGCAAATAGTAATGGAGAAGCAATTTACAAATAA